A region of Channa argus isolate prfri chromosome 8, Channa argus male v1.0, whole genome shotgun sequence DNA encodes the following proteins:
- the rab3b gene encoding ras-related protein Rab-3B — translation MAKADQRFGQRDGSDQNFDYMFKLLIIGNSSVGKTSFLFRYADDSFSNSFVSTVGIDFKVKTVYRNDKRIKLQIWDTAGQERYRTITTAYYRGAMGFILMYDITNEESFNAVQDWATQIKTYSWDNAQVIMVGNKCDMDEERIVPPEKGKHLADQLGFEYYEASAKENINVRQVFERLVDIICVKMSERVDVEAPSAPGTKTTRLTDKPAQLPQKCC, via the exons ATGGCGAAGGCAGACCAGCGTTTTGGCCAGCGGGACGGCTCAGACCAGAACTTTGACTACATGTTCAAGCTGCTGATCATTGGTAACAGCAGCGTCGGGAAAACGTCCTTCCTGTTCCGCTACGCCGATGATTCCTTCAGCAACTCCTTTGTCAGCACAGTGGGCATCGACTTCAAGGTGAAGACGGTGTATCGCAATGACAAGAGGATCAAGCTGCAGATTTGG GACACGGCAGGTCAAGAGCGTTACCGCACCATCACCACGGCCTACTACCGCGGCGCCATGGGCTTCATCCTCATGTATGACATCACCAACGAGGAGTCATTCAACGCTGTCCAGGACTG ggccACCCAGATTAAGACGTACTCATGGGATAATGCCCAGGTGATCATGGTGGGCAACAAGTGTGACATGGACGAGGAGAGAATCGTTCCtccagagaaaggaaaacaccTCGCCGACCAGTTAG GCTTTGAGTACTACGAGGCGAGTGCCAAGGAGAACATCAACGTGCGGCAGGTCTTCGAGCGCCTGGTGGACATCATCTGCGTGAAGATGTCAGAGCGTGTGGACGTGGAGGCGCCCTCAGCTCCCGGCACCAAGACCACCAGACTGACCGACAAGCCCGCCCAGCTACCTCAGAAGTGCTGTTGA